CAGAATGGCACGAGATTTTCAAAATCTTCCTGAGTTTTAATATCTTCCGGATTTACATTCTTAAAGCGCTCTGTATAAAAAGGATTTCCGCAAGCCTTAACGCGGCGAATCTGAGCGCGAATCTGTTCGAGTTGGGTTTCTGTAAGTTTCATAATGGGCTTTATCCTCCTGAGGGAAAGCCATTAAACAAGTTTGTCAAGGCTATAAGCGTAGCGTGCCTTGACGAACTTGTATATAACGGCTTTTTAGTTTCTATTTACAGTAACATAATAACATAGTGTTATGTATCTGTCAATAGAAACATGTGAGGTATCGTTTATTGGTTTAAAAGCTTTTGTAGGTCAGATAAATCTTTTTTTAGGGTTTTATCGTTTGGAAATAATTCAAGCCCTTCTTGTACAATTTGAAGAGCTTTGTCGTATTTTTTTGAATTTGCTTCTTTTGCAAAATTATTATGAATTATAGCAATTGAATTACTGTAGAAATACTGACGCATATTTTTGATTTTAGGATTTTGTGGAAGCTGCGTGAGTGCTTCGTCAGCTTTTTTAATTCCCGTCTGATATTCTTTTTTATTCATGTATTCGTTAAGTATTTCCAGCCATGCCTGTTCCAGATAAAGTGCTCCTCGCTTTTGGAAAGCCCCTGACTGATAATCTTCTGAGGATAATAATTTATTTATAATATCAATCTTTAGATCAGGAGAAGCATTTTCCGTATTTGTTGAGAAAAGAATATCAGCTTTGATTTCTTCTGATTTTGAAAGTTGCTGTGGAGTTACATATGTTTCGAATTGATTAAATGATTTTAATGAAAGAGGATAATTCTTTTCCTTTCCACAAAGAACCTGAAGGTTAATGAATGCATTATCCATGTTTTTCTGTAGAAAAGGAGTTATACCCCATCGGTCTATAAAGTTTGTAAACCATTCAACAACTTCATAATAGAGACTGGCATTACCTGGATTTATATTTACATAATTAGCAGCAAGAACATCAAATTCCTGCCGAACATCACTTATTGCTTTCGAATTCTCATTACGAACAACATCATAACGGGCTGCAGCTAAAGGAACGCTATGATTATAGTCGCCTTGTTTAATACAGTCTGAACAAATATTTCCAGCAATTAATCCTGCAAAAACTCCGTCACTGACTTCTAAACGATTAGAGTAATACTTCTTAGGAACGACATAATATTTCTTTATGTTTTCTTCGTTTTCGATTGTTTCTTTTGTTCCAGGATTAAAACCATAAGGATTTGTTGTTTCTACATCTATTTTAATTAATTGGCCCTGTGTTGTTGATGGGATATAAACAGAACAAAAAGCATGCTGTGTAGTTTTCTGTCCGCGGACATCAAGGCCAGCTGCTTTTGCTGCAGCAAGATAAAGCAGAGCTGATGAAACACAATTGTAAACTCCTGTTTCTAAAGCTACATCTATGCGTGTTTGATCGAAGTTATACTTTGTCAGATAATTTTGATAAAGATATTTAAGAATTCTACGTCCACGCTCCTGAACATCGAGTTCCATAAACAAATCTGCTGTTACATCCGTCTTTATTGATTCAAACTTTTCTAAACATCGAATACCAGTTTCAGATTCAAGTGGACATTCTGAAAATAAAAGTGCCAGTTTAAAAATTTCATCTGAAGAATATTTTTCTTTGCTTGTTGCGACGAGAACTTGATCCAATGTAAATGAAGGCTCAATTGAGGGATGTTGCATTCTATTGTTTTGGGCAGAGATAGTTTCTGTAATTGAAATAACTAATATAAGCAATATTAAACGAAAAATAGAGCTAGAAGATGTGCGTTTACAAAAAATCATATGACTAATTATATCAGCGAGAATCCAAAATGTTGAGTGTTTTATTATTTATAAAACAATCTTGACAGTGTTAAGATTAACCATTATATTCCATGATATAAACTTAACATTGTTAAGATATAAGGAGATTTATAATGATTAAAATTATTCTGAAAAAGCTCAGCGCAGCTCTGTTTTTAAGTACTGTAGTTCTTTTTAATCTGTGCGCTGAACTTAATATAATTCCAATGGCAGAATTTGGAGCACTTCAATTAAAAGATGATAATTATCTTTTTAGTCCGTCTGGTACCCTGTTGTTTAAATATCAAAAAGATGAAGAGGATAGTTCGAATATGCCGGATGTAATTGCTGCAAGTCTTTCTTACGGACAGGACATAATTTCAAAAAGTCTCGAAGATTTTGAAGAAAAACAGTTTCATTCAATGGATGTTTTTGGAAAGATTGGATTTGGAAGGAACACTTTTTTATTAAAAGTGACAGGAAGGGGAGCTCATCCTTTTGAATCATATAAGAACTATGAAGGACTTTTGTTTTACAATCGTGAACTTATTAAGAATGATTCAATGACGCTTGCGGTAGGTGGGGGACTTGCTGCAACAGATACAGGAATTGTAATTGGCGGGATTGATATTTTTGTGGTGCCGCTTCCTATGGTTTATTTTGCGTACAAAAATCAATTCATAAAAACAGAAATGGAATGGACGGGACTTCCTATGATTAATCTGATGCTGTTTCCGGAAAATATGTTCCGTATATGTTTAATTGCGGCTCTTGCAGGTTTTGATTTACCAGTTGATTTGCAGTGGGATTGTGCACTCAGCTGTTATCCTGTAAAAAAAGAGCCATTTAATGAACTTGTCAGTGTTTCTGCAGGTGTGGCAAGTAATGTGAAGAAGCTCCGTATAAACACTGAGAACTCGTTGAAATATCAGTATTACTGTGTGTATGGAGAACTCAGCATTACAGCACTTACAATTCGCGGCGGTTATTCATTTGGTGGTAAGCAGATTTTGAGAACAAAAGGCGACAAGTTCTCAAAGGATTACGACGGTGGCTTTTATGCAACAATTTCCGGAATGTATAAGTTCTAATAAAGCCTAAGGAGATATCATAGATGCAAAAAAACAGTAAGATATTAGTCGGCGTTTTAATCGCATTTGGAGTGATGAATATGGCAGGCTGCGCAACTCTTAAAGTCGGTATAGAAGAAAAGGCAAAAGGACTCGAAAATACAAGAAAGCTTGGGGTAGAAATAAACGGCGCCTTAAACGGAATGTTCATAACTTCAACAAATGAAAATAATCCCGTGCTGCTTTTTATTTCCGGTGGTCCCGGTGTACCGGAAATCTGGCTCAACGAGGTTTACGCTGAACAGTACCCGAACAAACTTGCCGATCACTTTACAGTCTGTTATTGGGATTACCTTGGCGAAGGCCTTTCCTACAACAAAAAAATCAAACCGGAAGAAATCTCTCTGGAACGCCTTGCAGCCGATGCACGAGAAGTTGCTCAATATCTGAAATCAAGATATCACCAGGAAAAAATCTATCTGATGGCTCATTCCAGCGGAAGTCATCTTGGACTTTATCTTGCGCAAACTGATTCAGAAGATTTTTACTGCTATTTTGGAATGGGACAGGATTATACTCAGGGCATACGCCGCTACGAAGAAGGCTACAATTTTATGAAAGCCGAGTTTGAAAAAACTGACAATAAAAAAACTCTCAAAAAGATGAACAAACTTGCCGGCTACACAAAAGAGGGTGAATTCAAAATCAAAAAGCAAAAGAAACTTGCCGCAAAATGGGAAAATGTCCTGCTTAGTGCAGGCTGTGCAACAACGCGGGAAATGCGTTCAGATGCAAAAGACATCTTTCTTAAACAGATGTCAGCAAAATGCTATACTTCGCAGGAAAAAATCAATTACTGGAAGGGCAAAATCCTGTGTTCAAAATCAGCTTACCGCAGCTATCATGTAGAAGCTGATAAGCCCTGCCTGATACCGGTTTACTTTTTCTCAGGTTATTATGACTACACCTGCCCTCCGGCACTGGCAAAAGAACTTCTTGAAAAACTTGAAGCTCCCGAAAAATCATTCTATACTTTCTATAATTCAGCCCATTCACCACTGTGGGAAGAAAATGATTTAGTAATAGAGGCAATGCTCAAACATGTCAGATAAATATCATCATGGAGATTTAAGGAATGCCCTCATAGAAGAAGGCATCAAAATGATAAATACCTCAGGGGAAGATTCCTTGTCCATGAGAAAACTGGCAGAAAAATGTGGCGTTAGTATGGCAGCTCCTTATGCACATTTTAAAAATAAGGAAGAGATGATTACCGCCATAAAGCAGTATGTTGAAGAAGCCTTTACAGAGTACCTGGAAGCGGCAGTTAATAAAGCAGAAGCAGATGTTGAAGCCAGAATTGTAGCATTGGGAATTGCCTATGTTTCTTTCTTTATAGATAATCCCGAATATTTTACCTTCCTGTTTTCGAGAGGCTATGTTCACCTGAATCTTGACTTCCATAGTTCAGACGAAAATATATTTAAGCCGTATAAACTTCTAAAAGATTTGTGTACCCGCTATTTTGATGAAAAAAAGCCAGGACTTTCTGACTATGAAAAGGAACTGGATATTATTCGAATCTGGTCTTCTGTTCAGGGTGTGACTTCAATCATATTTATGAAAAATGTTAAATGGAGCCACGACTGGAAGGAAGAGATAAAGAATATAATAATCTAATTACTGAGCATAAAAAAAGATTGTCCTGTCGGACAATCTTTTTTATTATTCTGATTTTTTCTTTCTGCTTTCAAATTCATTCAGAAGGTTATTTGTATTTTCAAATTCTTCTTCTGAAAGTGTTTTCTGACGAACTGCTTCCTCAAGATCTTCTTCAATTTTAGAAACCAGTTTTGTATAATCCTCGGGAGAACAGTTATCATCCATGTACGATTTGATAGCTTTATCCATGCTATCAACAACAAGTTTTTCCTTTTTCGTTACCATCCGAATACTCTCCTGTTAGGGGTTATTTTTAATTGAATATTCTACGCAATTAAACACTAAAGGAAATAATATTTTAAATCAATAGTCAATTGCGCGAACGTTGAGTTCATAAAATTCTGGTTTTACAAGGAGTTTAAGTGCAGCTTTAAGCTCATCTTTTGAGATAAGCCCTGTTTTACTGGCTGCTCCAAGCAGTACCATATTTACAACCTTG
The Treponema bryantii DNA segment above includes these coding regions:
- a CDS encoding alpha/beta hydrolase → MQKNSKILVGVLIAFGVMNMAGCATLKVGIEEKAKGLENTRKLGVEINGALNGMFITSTNENNPVLLFISGGPGVPEIWLNEVYAEQYPNKLADHFTVCYWDYLGEGLSYNKKIKPEEISLERLAADAREVAQYLKSRYHQEKIYLMAHSSGSHLGLYLAQTDSEDFYCYFGMGQDYTQGIRRYEEGYNFMKAEFEKTDNKKTLKKMNKLAGYTKEGEFKIKKQKKLAAKWENVLLSAGCATTREMRSDAKDIFLKQMSAKCYTSQEKINYWKGKILCSKSAYRSYHVEADKPCLIPVYFFSGYYDYTCPPALAKELLEKLEAPEKSFYTFYNSAHSPLWEENDLVIEAMLKHVR
- a CDS encoding TetR/AcrR family transcriptional regulator yields the protein MSDKYHHGDLRNALIEEGIKMINTSGEDSLSMRKLAEKCGVSMAAPYAHFKNKEEMITAIKQYVEEAFTEYLEAAVNKAEADVEARIVALGIAYVSFFIDNPEYFTFLFSRGYVHLNLDFHSSDENIFKPYKLLKDLCTRYFDEKKPGLSDYEKELDIIRIWSSVQGVTSIIFMKNVKWSHDWKEEIKNIII